From the Lancefieldella sp. Marseille-Q7238 genome, one window contains:
- a CDS encoding CarD family transcriptional regulator has product MYAVGDYVVHPGQGVCQVSAVAQGSDGWYTLVPISSKHPIQITFPRTQEGRLRTVMSFDEAEELIDKYPLISLDTFHVHNSSLEESHFKRVIREGSCEDAVSIAKTFRSRIHNARAQNKRPPVSHERIFKMASTRSLYELAVALHTSTDKVKSEFSSRFGIVYCEA; this is encoded by the coding sequence ATGTATGCTGTTGGTGACTATGTAGTGCATCCGGGTCAGGGCGTGTGTCAGGTTTCAGCAGTTGCTCAAGGAAGTGACGGGTGGTATACGCTTGTGCCCATCAGCAGCAAGCACCCGATTCAGATAACGTTTCCTCGCACGCAGGAGGGCCGCTTGCGCACGGTTATGTCGTTTGATGAAGCGGAAGAGTTGATTGACAAGTACCCGCTCATCTCCCTTGACACCTTTCATGTGCATAATAGCTCTCTTGAAGAATCGCATTTCAAGCGGGTCATTCGGGAGGGGTCATGCGAAGACGCCGTAAGCATTGCCAAGACGTTTCGCAGCCGCATACACAACGCCCGTGCGCAAAACAAGCGGCCGCCCGTTTCTCATGAACGTATTTTTAAGATGGCCAGCACTCGTTCTCTGTATGAGCTGGCAGTCGCTTTGCATACGTCGACTGATAAGGTGAAGTCTGAGTTTTCGTCCCGGTTTGGCATCGTGTACTGCGAAGCATAG
- a CDS encoding KUP/HAK/KT family potassium transporter — MSDEKSAAPVLTKHKKVRKSTGVPLSAGMLLVTLGIVYGDIGTSPMYTLKAIIAGNGGFFTMDTNVILGALSLIIWTLTLITTVKYVLIAMKADNHNEGGIFALYSLVKRCAKWLIIPAMIGGAALLADGILTPAVTVTTAIEGLRTIPAVHSFIGDGQQIVVVITIIILCSLFAMQQAGTSRIGKAFGPVMTLWFLFLGIAGLINMGADFSVLRALNPIRGITFLFNGNLNAAGLMVLGSVFLCTTGAEALYSDMGHVGKDNIYVSWPFVKVCLILNYLGQGAWIIANHTDAGLNTINDLNPFFQMLPDAVRPFAVVLSTLAAIIASQALITGSYSIVSEAVRLDLMPHMKINYPSETKGQIYIPLVNTMMWIGCIGVVLLFQSSEHMEAAYGLAITVTMLMTTILLYTYLARIRRKPIVAVVFLIFFGAIEAMFFFSSLTKFFHGGYVTVLLATAIFIVMFVWRRGTAVERTQSVYLPVNKYIDQLHSLSQDNAYYPLADNLVFLTNDSSFDKLDRDILYSILDKRPKRAKAYYFINISVTDKPNTREFVINDFGTDFLFKVTLRLGFKENQRINTYLYQIVGDLIAGGQLAPQNHTYSIYREHSQIGDFRFCLLRKVLAPETDISGFDKHCLELKYFIRRICGSPARWYGLENSSVLFEYVPLFSKVKREHKLTRIALDTVVGTNPSSKAESQMDERIAEIEEDDDIFSAAMHKDRIENAAAVHDLVGGDTASFKPLQLDDEDEELDDEESGSEEILSGKDE; from the coding sequence ATGAGTGACGAAAAGTCGGCCGCACCTGTTCTTACCAAACACAAGAAAGTACGCAAGTCCACAGGTGTTCCCTTAAGCGCCGGTATGCTGCTGGTAACCCTCGGCATTGTATACGGCGATATCGGCACCAGCCCGATGTATACCCTCAAAGCCATCATTGCGGGCAACGGCGGCTTTTTCACCATGGATACCAACGTTATCCTTGGCGCCCTCTCGCTCATTATCTGGACGCTCACGCTGATTACCACAGTTAAATACGTCCTCATTGCCATGAAGGCGGACAATCACAACGAGGGCGGCATTTTCGCCCTTTATAGCTTGGTCAAACGCTGCGCCAAGTGGTTGATTATTCCGGCTATGATTGGAGGAGCGGCACTTCTCGCTGACGGCATCCTCACTCCGGCAGTCACAGTAACTACCGCCATCGAGGGCTTGCGCACCATTCCTGCCGTACACTCGTTTATCGGTGACGGACAGCAGATTGTCGTTGTAATTACCATCATCATTCTCTGCTCGCTCTTTGCCATGCAGCAGGCAGGCACCTCAAGGATCGGCAAGGCGTTCGGCCCCGTCATGACTCTGTGGTTTTTGTTCTTAGGCATTGCCGGCTTGATTAACATGGGAGCCGATTTTTCCGTGCTCAGAGCGCTGAACCCTATCCGAGGCATTACCTTCCTCTTTAACGGCAATCTGAACGCCGCCGGATTGATGGTTTTGGGCAGCGTCTTTCTCTGTACCACCGGCGCCGAAGCGCTCTATTCCGACATGGGCCATGTAGGGAAAGATAATATCTACGTATCCTGGCCTTTTGTAAAGGTATGCCTGATTCTTAATTATCTTGGTCAGGGCGCCTGGATTATTGCCAACCATACTGACGCCGGACTCAATACCATCAATGACCTGAATCCCTTCTTCCAGATGCTTCCCGACGCGGTCAGGCCTTTCGCGGTAGTGCTCTCCACACTTGCGGCAATCATCGCTTCACAGGCGCTCATCACAGGCTCGTATTCCATCGTTTCGGAAGCGGTTCGCCTGGATCTCATGCCTCACATGAAAATCAATTATCCGTCAGAGACCAAAGGTCAAATCTACATTCCGCTTGTCAATACGATGATGTGGATTGGCTGCATAGGCGTAGTGCTTCTCTTCCAAAGCTCCGAGCATATGGAAGCAGCATACGGACTTGCCATTACCGTTACCATGCTCATGACCACTATTTTGCTCTACACCTATCTTGCGCGTATTCGCAGAAAACCCATCGTCGCCGTCGTTTTTCTGATATTCTTCGGCGCTATTGAAGCGATGTTTTTCTTCTCCAGCCTCACCAAGTTCTTCCATGGAGGCTACGTCACCGTACTTCTCGCCACGGCTATTTTCATCGTCATGTTTGTATGGCGCCGAGGCACCGCTGTCGAGCGTACGCAAAGCGTCTATCTGCCCGTCAATAAATATATCGATCAGCTGCACAGCCTTTCGCAAGACAACGCCTACTACCCGCTCGCTGACAACCTGGTCTTTTTGACGAACGATTCGTCATTTGACAAGCTTGACCGCGACATTCTCTATTCCATTTTGGACAAGCGTCCCAAGCGAGCCAAGGCGTACTACTTCATCAACATCTCCGTTACAGACAAACCCAACACGCGCGAGTTTGTCATCAACGATTTTGGCACCGACTTCCTTTTCAAGGTCACGCTTCGCTTGGGCTTCAAGGAAAATCAGCGCATCAACACCTATCTCTATCAGATTGTCGGCGACCTGATAGCCGGAGGCCAGCTGGCGCCGCAAAATCACACCTACTCAATCTATCGCGAACATTCCCAGATTGGCGATTTCCGTTTCTGCCTGCTGCGCAAGGTACTTGCTCCGGAAACCGATATTTCAGGCTTTGACAAGCACTGCCTTGAGCTGAAGTATTTCATTCGCCGGATTTGCGGATCGCCCGCTCGTTGGTATGGATTGGAAAACTCCAGTGTCCTCTTTGAGTACGTTCCGCTGTTTTCCAAGGTCAAGCGGGAACACAAGCTCACGCGTATCGCCCTCGATACGGTTGTCGGCACAAATCCCTCATCCAAGGCCGAATCGCAGATGGATGAGCGTATTGCGGAAATTGAAGAGGATGACGATATCTTCTCCGCGGCTATGCATAAGGATCGCATTGAAAACGCTGCGGCCGTTCACGACCTTGTCGGCGGTGACACCGCCAGCTTCAAGCCACTTCAGCTTGACGATGAGGACGAAGAACTCGATGATGAGGAATCCGGTTCAGAGGAAATTCTCTCAGGCAAAGACGAGTAA
- a CDS encoding peptidylprolyl isomerase, whose protein sequence is MNSLARKAANAVRAAITACAVALLVITLTACTAAPNKKSDSLAASTSETQQETKKSYRDFVEKDDPYATGKHHATIEVKGYGTITVELNADVAPITVSNFAHLAEKGFYDGLTFHRIISGFMIQGGDPNGNGTGGSDMPIKGEFSSNGVNNTISHTRGVISMARSQAPNSASSQFFIMHQDNPSLDGQYAAFGQVTDGMDVVDAICRDTQVEDRNGTVAQEHQPVITSVKMID, encoded by the coding sequence ATGAATAGTTTGGCGAGAAAAGCAGCGAACGCTGTTCGTGCTGCTATAACGGCATGTGCAGTGGCGCTTCTCGTGATAACACTAACCGCCTGCACGGCAGCGCCGAACAAGAAGAGCGATTCACTGGCCGCGTCGACATCGGAAACGCAACAAGAGACAAAGAAGTCATATCGTGATTTTGTTGAGAAGGATGACCCATACGCTACCGGCAAGCATCATGCAACCATTGAGGTTAAAGGATACGGCACGATTACCGTGGAACTCAATGCTGATGTAGCGCCTATTACCGTATCGAATTTTGCCCACCTTGCCGAGAAGGGCTTTTATGACGGTTTGACGTTTCACCGGATTATCAGCGGTTTTATGATTCAGGGCGGCGACCCAAACGGTAATGGTACGGGTGGGTCAGACATGCCTATCAAAGGCGAGTTCAGTTCAAACGGCGTGAACAATACCATTTCGCATACGCGTGGCGTCATCTCCATGGCGCGCTCGCAAGCGCCTAACTCTGCGAGCTCGCAGTTTTTCATCATGCATCAGGACAATCCCTCGCTTGACGGGCAATATGCGGCGTTTGGCCAGGTTACCGATGGTATGGATGTTGTTGACGCCATCTGCAGAGATACCCAAGTTGAAGACCGTAACGGAACGGTGGCACAAGAGCACCAGCCTGTTATCACATCGGTAAAAATGATCGATTAG
- a CDS encoding HAD family hydrolase yields MTPLSEVVAKKTQWMKSESSGLYVNIVFSDMDDTLLSCDKSISEKNLEILDRLAKQGIPFVPASGRALSLLPHEVLAHPASRYAITADGATVTDLRTEEALYTSHIKKEDALALFELMKDLPVTFDVFTGGRAYTDNARREKMKLFRLPGHHKEFMLRSRTPYEGSPKDFIASLDDIERLGSYWSEDADAYVRPLVEAAFAEVGAFDVTSSMGVGAEILAHGTSKGTALTWLCDYLGISSDTAAAFGDADNDTEMLQSAGIGVAMGNGNESVLRAARFVTYTNEESGEGRFLEWALS; encoded by the coding sequence ATGACTCCGCTTTCAGAAGTCGTTGCTAAAAAGACCCAGTGGATGAAGAGCGAATCCTCGGGACTTTATGTAAACATTGTTTTTTCCGATATGGACGATACGCTTCTCTCATGTGATAAGTCGATCAGCGAGAAGAACCTTGAAATCCTTGATCGTCTTGCTAAGCAGGGGATTCCCTTCGTGCCGGCAAGCGGCCGCGCGCTTTCTTTGCTCCCGCATGAGGTGCTTGCGCATCCCGCGTCCCGCTATGCTATTACCGCTGACGGCGCTACCGTGACTGACTTGAGAACGGAAGAAGCGCTCTATACGTCTCACATCAAAAAAGAAGACGCGCTGGCTCTTTTTGAGCTTATGAAAGACTTGCCGGTAACGTTTGACGTGTTTACGGGAGGAAGGGCGTATACCGATAATGCCCGCAGGGAGAAGATGAAACTCTTCCGGCTTCCGGGACATCATAAGGAGTTTATGCTCAGATCCCGTACGCCCTATGAGGGTTCCCCGAAAGACTTCATCGCTTCTCTTGATGATATAGAGCGCCTGGGGTCTTATTGGAGTGAAGATGCTGACGCGTATGTTCGTCCGCTGGTAGAGGCGGCTTTTGCTGAAGTAGGGGCATTTGATGTCACATCATCGATGGGCGTGGGCGCGGAGATTCTTGCTCACGGAACGTCCAAGGGAACGGCGCTTACATGGCTCTGCGATTACCTGGGCATTTCGAGTGACACTGCCGCCGCTTTTGGTGACGCCGACAATGACACTGAAATGCTCCAATCTGCCGGCATCGGAGTGGCCATGGGCAATGGAAACGAAAGCGTCTTGCGAGCGGCGCGTTTTGTGACGTATACCAATGAGGAATCGGGCGAGGGACGCTTTTTGGAGTGGGCGCTCTCGTAG
- a CDS encoding subtype A tannase yields MGFTRRQFFTLAATTTAAAMAGCTPQQKKSSDSDDKPSSSVDLEEFKSLTLDMGAWNYDEDNDVYYQLGLQYCLKPASKIYNSLSIYVPGKYFTAEKNGKKYTCKVQEKAVVGSFTASTAPIAMPINTGTLSPQACPTEYSYEGLSTYLEAGCIYVYTGFRGRSAGYDSASGSDDLYDGGSPWPAVDFKAAIRYLRYNASSLPGDATKVFAYGFSSGGGLSAVLGSTGDCESFSPYLAIIGAAMHDIQGNELSDALYGSASWCPSTSFDVADAAYEWSAGQYVTSDSRAEGLWTKALSSDLATAYGKWINAMDLLDADGNKLGLDQTNNGIYGTGTYAKIIQTELERSADNFARDTSFPYTATPQYFDDPLFPGDPNLAKSRGVEAPSAALPNDASKSADSQNQQGQSEDQKQDQTQLQTQSQQQSAAASVTGAMQVQSTIFDTADHYFNSFNEKSAWLTYNLNRQTVSISSLKDFSAAMRPASLGVGAFDSVDRSSRANQLFGIGEKSTLHFDVIMGDLVASNTDSYTQLTGWNKDYEEAWKTDLALKDTLENDIATRVNLFNPLYFLSGTADGFATTRVAPYWRINEGVQNSETSICTSLNMRLALAHYKDVKDVAFTLVWDKGHVLAERTGNVATNLVNWIITCATQ; encoded by the coding sequence ATGGGTTTCACCAGAAGGCAGTTTTTTACACTGGCAGCTACGACTACGGCGGCCGCGATGGCGGGATGTACGCCGCAGCAGAAAAAAAGCAGTGATTCCGATGACAAGCCGTCATCTTCGGTAGATCTTGAAGAATTTAAGTCTTTGACGCTTGATATGGGCGCCTGGAATTATGACGAGGATAATGACGTTTACTATCAGCTTGGCCTGCAGTATTGCTTGAAGCCGGCGTCAAAAATATATAACTCGCTTTCAATCTATGTGCCGGGAAAGTATTTTACTGCCGAGAAAAACGGCAAGAAGTATACGTGCAAAGTACAAGAAAAGGCTGTTGTCGGCAGCTTTACAGCTTCTACGGCTCCCATTGCCATGCCAATCAATACGGGAACCTTAAGCCCGCAGGCCTGTCCTACCGAGTACAGCTATGAGGGGCTTTCCACATACCTGGAGGCAGGGTGCATCTATGTGTACACGGGTTTTCGCGGGCGAAGCGCGGGATACGATTCGGCAAGCGGTTCCGATGATTTGTATGATGGAGGCTCGCCCTGGCCTGCTGTTGATTTTAAGGCCGCCATTCGCTACCTCCGCTATAACGCCAGCTCATTGCCAGGAGACGCAACAAAGGTATTTGCCTATGGGTTCAGTTCGGGCGGCGGTTTGAGCGCTGTCTTAGGGTCAACGGGAGATTGCGAGTCCTTCTCGCCCTACCTTGCTATAATCGGCGCCGCAATGCATGACATACAAGGAAACGAACTCTCGGACGCGCTCTATGGCAGCGCTTCCTGGTGTCCTTCAACGTCGTTTGATGTGGCCGATGCGGCCTATGAGTGGTCTGCCGGTCAGTATGTCACCAGCGATTCTCGCGCTGAAGGACTGTGGACAAAAGCGCTTTCTTCGGATCTCGCAACAGCCTACGGTAAATGGATTAACGCCATGGATCTTCTTGATGCTGACGGGAATAAGCTCGGGCTTGACCAAACAAATAACGGTATTTATGGTACGGGAACCTACGCGAAGATTATTCAAACGGAGCTGGAGCGCTCTGCTGACAACTTTGCCCGTGATACGTCTTTTCCTTATACGGCAACGCCTCAGTATTTTGATGATCCTCTTTTCCCGGGTGATCCAAACCTCGCAAAATCGCGGGGTGTAGAAGCTCCTTCTGCGGCGCTTCCAAACGACGCGTCAAAGAGTGCCGACTCTCAGAACCAGCAGGGGCAGTCGGAAGATCAAAAGCAAGATCAGACTCAGTTGCAGACGCAAAGCCAGCAGCAGTCTGCCGCCGCATCGGTTACAGGTGCCATGCAGGTGCAGTCCACCATTTTTGACACCGCTGACCACTACTTTAATTCTTTCAACGAGAAGAGCGCGTGGTTGACGTATAACTTGAATCGCCAGACGGTAAGCATTTCAAGCCTCAAGGATTTCTCTGCCGCCATGCGTCCCGCATCGCTGGGCGTGGGCGCCTTTGATTCCGTCGACCGGAGTTCTCGCGCGAATCAGCTTTTTGGCATCGGTGAAAAGAGCACTCTGCACTTTGATGTGATTATGGGCGATTTGGTCGCATCCAATACCGATTCTTACACGCAGCTTACGGGATGGAATAAAGACTATGAAGAGGCGTGGAAGACAGATCTTGCTCTCAAAGATACGCTCGAAAATGATATTGCCACGCGCGTGAACCTCTTTAATCCGTTGTACTTTTTGAGTGGAACGGCTGATGGTTTTGCTACAACTCGTGTAGCTCCGTACTGGCGTATCAACGAAGGCGTCCAGAACTCTGAAACGTCTATATGCACGTCGCTAAATATGAGGCTGGCGCTTGCTCATTACAAGGATGTCAAAGATGTGGCTTTCACCTTAGTGTGGGACAAGGGCCATGTGCTTGCCGAACGCACGGGTAATGTGGCAACAAATTTGGTCAATTGGATTATTACGTGCGCAACGCAGTAA
- a CDS encoding ACT domain-containing protein, whose amino-acid sequence MADAQETSKNRAIVTVLGKDAPGIVAAVASTLARQNVNILDITQTILSGIFTMTMFVEFSDGANFSSVKTDLEELAGQLNVQVNMEREEVFTYMYRI is encoded by the coding sequence GTGGCTGACGCTCAGGAAACATCAAAGAACCGTGCGATCGTAACGGTGTTGGGAAAGGACGCTCCGGGCATCGTCGCGGCCGTGGCATCGACGTTGGCTCGCCAAAACGTCAATATTTTGGATATCACCCAGACAATTCTTTCGGGCATTTTTACCATGACCATGTTCGTGGAGTTTTCTGACGGCGCGAACTTCTCGTCAGTCAAAACGGACCTGGAAGAGCTGGCCGGTCAGCTGAACGTGCAGGTCAATATGGAGCGTGAAGAGGTTTTCACGTATATGTACAGAATCTGA
- a CDS encoding helix-turn-helix transcriptional regulator, with the protein MYEISNRLVGQSLRRLRRNAGLTQVVVAKRLKVPQSFISKLESGERGLKFGEIYSYAEALDMDVFQLVEAVRTSTKGHHLR; encoded by the coding sequence ATGTATGAGATTTCAAACAGACTCGTAGGGCAATCACTCCGCAGGCTTCGCCGCAATGCGGGGCTGACTCAGGTTGTCGTTGCAAAAAGACTTAAGGTTCCGCAGTCGTTTATATCAAAGTTAGAAAGCGGGGAGCGAGGACTTAAGTTTGGCGAGATTTACTCGTATGCCGAGGCGCTTGATATGGATGTATTTCAGTTAGTAGAGGCTGTTCGCACAAGCACCAAGGGTCATCATCTTCGTTAA